The Halorussus vallis DNA window CCGAACCGGACGACGAGGTGGACGAGCGCCTCCAGCAGCTCCGCGACGAGAAGCAGCAACTCGACGCCGACATCAGCCAGCTCCAGAGCGCCATCTCGTTCAACGAGGAGATGCTCGATTCGCACGGCGAGCGGGTCTTCCAGCAGGACGGCGGCACCAGAGTGCACGACGGCTCGGTGACCGACCAGCTGGTCGAACCCGAAACCAGGGTAACCTGCTGGACCTGCGGGTCGACCGTCGACCAGTCGAACATCGAGACGACGCTCGACGAACTCAAGGAGCGCCGGGCCGAGAAGATAGAGGCCGTCTCCGAACTCGAAGACGACATCGAGTCGCTACAGACCGAGCGTCGCGAGCGCCGCGAGCGCGTCCAGCGCCGCGAGTCGGTCGAGCGCCGAATCGAGGGGCTCGACGACGAGATCGACGAGCGCGAGCACCGCCTCGAAGCGCACAAGGACCGGGCCGACGAACTCCGCGAGGAGATTCGGTCGCTCGAAGCGGAGGTCGAGGACGCCGACGACGGGATGAACGAGGTGCTCGAACGCCACCGCGAGGCCAACGACCTGGAGTTCGAACTCGGCCAACTCGAATCCGAACTCGACTCGATCGGCGAGGAGATACAGGTCATCGAGGACCAACTCGACGAGGAGTCGACGCTCGAAACCCGGCGCGAGGAGATCGCCGACGAACTCGTCGACCTGCGGACCCGCATCGACCAGGTCGAGCGCGAGGCGGTCGAGCAGTTCAACGAGCACATGGCCGCCATCCTCGACATCCTGGAGTACCGCAATATCGACCGCATCTGGATCGAGCGCGTCGACCGGGAGGTCCGCGAGGGCCGGCGCAAGGTCGAACGGACCCAGTTCGAACTCCACGTAGTGCGCACGACCAGCGGCGGTGCGACCTACGAGGACACCGTCGACCACCTCTCCGAGAGCGAGCGGGAGGTGACCGGCCTCATCTTCGCGCTGGCGGGCTACCTCGTCCACGAACTGTACGAGGAGGTGCCGTTCATGCTGCTCGACTCGCTCGAAGCCATCGACTCCGAGCGTATCGCGGGGCTCATCGACTACTTCGCCGACTTCGCGCCGTATCTGGTCGTCGCGCTCCTGACCGAGGACGCCCAGGCGCTCGACGACGAGTACGACCGGGTCACCGAGATCTAGCGCTCGCAGTCGCAGCCGCCTCGTTCGAGGAGTTCGTCGTAGGAGTACTGGTCGCCGCAATCCTCGCAGAGCACGGTGAGGTCGACGAGGACGCGGCTGTCACCGAGCGTGAGGTCGCCGGCGTTCCGCAACTGGTCGAGGTTGCCTTCCGCGACCGAGACGGTCCGGGACTGCAACCGCCGGACGCTCTCCGCCACCTTCTCGACCCGGTCCTCGTCGGCCGAGTCGTCGTACTCCGCCTGCCGGACGCCCTTCAGGTACGACCGAACCGCCTGGTAGGAGACGAAGTCCCGCTCCAGGGACTCGACGTCGACGCCGTTGCGGTCGAGTCGCCGCCGGGCGTCGGTCCGCATCCCGCTGGAGACCTCCTCGTCGGTCAGCAACCGGTAGATGTTCTCGACCTCGCCGTCGAGCGACGACATTCCCGCCTCCGCCATCGCCACCCCGAGCAGTTCGCGGTTGAACTCGTCGGCCAGGTCGCGCAGGCTCTTTCGCTCGACGCTTTCGCCGAGCCACGCGGCCTCCAGTCGGTCGCCGAACTCCTCGCCGAGTCCGTAGCGTTCGAGGAGCCGTCCGACCTTCGTCGTTGGAGCATCGTCGGCTGGCCGCGCCATTTAATCGACAGAGGTGGCGAGAGCTACTTAAGGCCCTCGCTCCGTGGAACGTCGCCCCCTTCCGGTCGTCCGCCGGCGAGACGCCAACGGACGACCAAAAGGGGCAACCGGCAACGAGGAGCAAGCGACGACCGGTCGGACGGTGAGCCGAGAGCGGACCGACGGGCGAGGACGTGGGACCGACTGGTGACGGCGCGGCGGAATCGCCGACGGTCCGTCGGCGATTCCGCCGCGCCGCGAGTCGTCTCGACCCGTCGCTCCGGTGGTTTTATGCCGGTTCGAACGCCTGTGAGGGTATGAACCAAGGTATCGTCGTCGTCGAAGATACCCCGACCCACCGGTCGCTACTGCGCGAGGCGGGCGAGTACGCGGCCGCCGCCGACGCGAAACTGCTCTTGCTGGCGTTCCTCGACCCCGAATCCTACGAGGAGGACCTCGAAACGCTCGAGACGGTCGGCAGAATCGAGAACGCGAACTACGACAGCGACACCATCATCCAGGGTGCCGCGAGCGACGCCGAGGACGTCGCCGAGGCGGTCCTCGACGGACTCGACGTCGAGCTAGATGTCGCCGTCGCGGTCGCCGAGGAGGACGAGCGAGCACGGCGCGTCATCACCGCCGGCGACGAGTACGACTGCGACCACGCCTTCATCGT harbors:
- the rdfA gene encoding rod-determining factor RdfA; amino-acid sequence: MARPADDAPTTKVGRLLERYGLGEEFGDRLEAAWLGESVERKSLRDLADEFNRELLGVAMAEAGMSSLDGEVENIYRLLTDEEVSSGMRTDARRRLDRNGVDVESLERDFVSYQAVRSYLKGVRQAEYDDSADEDRVEKVAESVRRLQSRTVSVAEGNLDQLRNAGDLTLGDSRVLVDLTVLCEDCGDQYSYDELLERGGCDCER
- a CDS encoding archaea-specific SMC-related protein, whose protein sequence is MDEESQDVAVLHAENVGGIDETDVELAPGVTVLSGRNATNRTSFLQAIMTAMGSEQTSLKGDAKEGAVELQMGDETYRRTLERGDGGGVVRTGDSYLDDPSLADLFAFLLERNEARQAVARGDDLRELIMRPVDTDEIEAEIESLKSERDQIDAQLEHIEDRKRDLPELERRRGELESQIEETREELAEKEAEIESLDADVEQAAENEVDSTLEELRETRSELEDVRYDIDTEEESLDSLRTELRERRQELESLPDAPEPDDEVDERLQQLRDEKQQLDADISQLQSAISFNEEMLDSHGERVFQQDGGTRVHDGSVTDQLVEPETRVTCWTCGSTVDQSNIETTLDELKERRAEKIEAVSELEDDIESLQTERRERRERVQRRESVERRIEGLDDEIDEREHRLEAHKDRADELREEIRSLEAEVEDADDGMNEVLERHREANDLEFELGQLESELDSIGEEIQVIEDQLDEESTLETRREEIADELVDLRTRIDQVEREAVEQFNEHMAAILDILEYRNIDRIWIERVDREVREGRRKVERTQFELHVVRTTSGGATYEDTVDHLSESEREVTGLIFALAGYLVHELYEEVPFMLLDSLEAIDSERIAGLIDYFADFAPYLVVALLTEDAQALDDEYDRVTEI
- a CDS encoding universal stress protein; this encodes MNQGIVVVEDTPTHRSLLREAGEYAAAADAKLLLLAFLDPESYEEDLETLETVGRIENANYDSDTIIQGAASDAEDVAEAVLDGLDVELDVAVAVAEEDERARRVITAGDEYDCDHAFIVGRSRSPTGKAIFGDFAQRVILNFDGYVTTATK